A window of the Drosophila simulans strain w501 chromosome 2L, Prin_Dsim_3.1, whole genome shotgun sequence genome harbors these coding sequences:
- the LOC6731067 gene encoding histone-lysine N-methyltransferase 2D isoform X3 codes for MPLKQLEPSLVRILVSLPWDAAQRLRQLANDGNPELRALNIQSVQFEGDSVINLKVGGQDIKITKDNVNETLEAAGSLSGNKSGLLATGFDGPSTSKAASAFMQQQQQQRILQQPQNDAISLQQRRAAAAGLGLQKMPLHTTQQQQQQQQQQVAVTPAVFKSPNTVCPMEGKVPLLLPSPSATRDFPFESMRQARVLQGREAGGLGPPLPPPPPPNVTLKVLKTQQQAPQNGELTPTTPTPAAPTPPGSKSQFIQPPPPPYPGLGAATASSVSSPIAIAGASAKPAIVTAPSQLNHPLGHPPLPTATSTGSNNIAISSPLLVNLLQNDGNGMSNPNQLKSPQQQQQQSPLIGMSPSGAQMMNSPMRSSGPATPSDFLMGDVLSPVVPSSPTTPQAAAPPCPPPVVMRNLQQQQQQHQQAMLSPSGNANHLYTQQQQQNPQQQQPQQQPQGPPHRFQQQHQQMSPQAVALRQQQLQRQQQMRFMQPQQQLQGQQQPQQQFQPAPDCFNNMGMSPMQQQQIRHQLRPGGLPLAPPPPHPQQQQQQRLMGLSMPQASPQQQFMSGASPLGPALSPASSHHSMHSPLMSNHQAQQQPQMVSPAATPGPTAPSEMAGQLMPPANQHVPAAPPPDYNQAAVNSRWPLAGINKPMDSATKSSFQEFTRYQMQYNLQQQQQQVSLPGQPQQQQQQAQQQQLPPPALPTQQQQQQQSHVQQPQVAGQTQGQVDSLISLSVLDTLTTNDLDALLPTLNCDLDSTLSLEDKNELESLLQDAKDLDLDLIEDNLSAVDMRDALNTLEEAPLEQQQQQAPMQPQQQAPQMMQMPYQQQPQQQQQMQQQLMMQQQQRQQQLPQMQQRQQQQVQRQLQLQQQQQQQQLHMVQRQQQQQQSQLQVQHPQQPQRPPQKQFIINPHTGDMEPMASDDSETEAEEETGQPQFRNSHSGLGSFNFNPANDMLLPNNLFSEEDSNSAQQHPMGISSDQERSRDSLASNKSASSRARKTPVSKANHSNFSPGDNSPRSSNSSPLIGLNSPQSVTANAGGAPSKKAKPNLLRGKLQQGVKERKAKDPTAAPKQKRERAKGNVKTKAAEEKIKLRLKLEKVETTPAAGAGYEGQIIINQQQQQQQQQTIVVNNHMQQLPMQTQLLALPTQQQQQQQQQQQMQQPQMQMTQQLHQQQQQTSQLQQQPAQLQQQQPQQQQQQQPIQQQHHPVYSNFQQQQQQQQSVPGPNEPRVPPLQIRLRGKNHVVVKNTRKDRKKGQNQDATVDERQLKRSYSDQPPQQLLMDPAESKQAKLTPPPHVNGLPILIQKTTAAVASPQLPQQLQAGVATTTKTTTIVAGKNGLTISAIVEAHKAQAQAQAQSLSDPQLIVGSTNTGTTPTSTTLQQQQLSKIATSLPSSITLSAINSNNNNNNVNSGNNNNRLLTMKNPIKTAATITPIVGGKPMTKNHKPPPYITAVQQLQLQKQQQQQQQQQQQQQQQQQQQQQRQLAAAVTMLPSATTLKRVEITKVTPQVTAEQAPSINPSPVAVAAAATATLATSSTPTTQTTQLICDRKLPVAMPPMTTVNNVVVATVNSSSAALSTLSSVSTASSASIITTSTSTSSPAALPSTLRNSPASNGSGTPGHGNNGGGEDSGIESMDALSEKSPHQLSSSSPIQVSKAAVTMVQQQQQQTSAIATITTSAVIAPVIAPSSTQAGTTPTAAPSLTVSSSLQQQQKQQADDEIEKALAKMEGDFPDDLEDIVSSMIKETSECASAAGGGFLNSLESSLPAATVATVVSTASTNTSSIGSIKLNGEHHILEHDDLIKKLTESKPPAIKVKLEEMPPLLTIKKEPAIKPMASGLKVEAKVEVKLEPKVEPKSEEKLQEKPPSESSSASLQPISIEIPAQVDGETPRIRTRASSRLESPLDAPKASPDPTTVTGVSATAATVANTSTNVKSLSRASSTASPRVVTPTPNHNNNNNKRRRQESECGSSNDGADLGENSIKRPRISSGTTSNNNAAETAADHNAGAGLPKKVEIESSDSDEPLIEVAGKVRNSKQAQVEAADAAAAGVEKHVTRRNAQQLQPPQNKTAGNHAPSSTPALGTPRSGKAQAPVGATSAANNNHNSSTPNNPSVVPSSVTTTTMPGGAVVTTSQANSGTSVVHATRGATAAAASTTNNNSGSSPTDEKIGTRRSVRASAAANKIIYSRSNAAAAAAAAAAAAEPKGTTGKAGAAVGANSAGSVESVAEARRKTRSAVIGESMLTEGRRRRTSRDYK; via the exons GAGGGCGATTCTGTGATAAATTTGAAAGTTGGTGGACAAGATATTAAGATAACCAAGG ATAATGTAAACGAGACACTTGAGGCGGCTGGCTCGCTTTCCGGCAACAAGAGTGGTCTGCTGGCCACGGGATTCGATGGCCCCAGTACGAGCAAGGCGGCGTCCGCCTTtatgcaacaacagcagcagcagcgaatcCTGCAACAGCCCCAAAACGATGCAATCTCACTCCAGCAAAGAagagcggcggcggcgggccTGGGACTTCAGAAGATGCCCCTCCACAccacgcagcagcagcagcaacaacagcagcagcaggtggccGTGACACCCGCCGTCTTCAAATCCCCCAATACCGTGTGCCCCATGGAGGGCAAggtgccgttgctgctgccatcGCCGTCTGCTACGCGAGACTTTCCCTTCGAGAGCATGCGGCAGGCGAGAGTGCTGCAAGGTCGAGAGGCGGGCGGTCTGGGTCCGCCCCTaccgccacctcctccgccaaATGTAACACTAAAGGTGCTGAAGACGCAACAGCAGGCACCTCAGAATGGCGAACTGACACCCACAACGCCAACGCCAGCTGCTCCAACGCCGCCGGGCAGCAAATCTCAGTTCATCcagccaccaccgccgccataTCCGGGTTTGGGAGCTGCCACGGCCAGCAGCGTCAGTTCACCCATTGCCATAGCGGGCGCTAGTGCCAAGCCAGCCATTGTGACGGCACCCAGCCAGCTTAACCATCCGCTTGGGCATCCGCCGCTGCCTACGGCGACGTCGacgggcagcaacaacattgcCATATCGTCGCCGCTGCTTGTGAATCTGCTGCAGAACGACGGCAATGGCATGTCGAATCCGAACCAGCTCAAGTCgccccaacagcagcagcagcagtcgccgCTGATTGGTATGAGCCCCAGTGGAGCGCAGATGATGAACTCCCCTATGCGATCCTCCGgcccggcgacgcccagcgATTTCCTCATGGGCGACGTACTGAGTCCGGTGGTGCCTTCCTCACCCACAACGCCCCAGGCGGCGGCTCCTCCTTGCCCGCCGCCCGTGGTGATGCGgaatctgcagcagcagcaacaacaacatcagcaggcTATGCTCAGTCCCAGCGGCAATGCCAATCATTTGTATactcagcaacagcagcagaatccgcagcagcagcaaccacaacagcagccgcaagGACCACCACATCGCTttcaacagcaacatcagcaaatGTCGCCGCAAGCTGTGGCCCtgcgacagcagcaacttcaGCGCCAACAGCAGATGCGATTCatgcaaccgcagcagcaattACAAggccagcagcaaccacagcaACAGTTTCAGCCTGCGCCTG ATTGCTTCAACAACATGGGCATGAGTCccatgcaacaacaacagataAGACATCAACTGAGACCCGGCGGACTGCCGCTggctcctccgccgcctcatccgcaacagcagcagcagcagcgcctcATGGGCCTGTCCATGCCGCAAGCGTCACCCCAACAGCAATTCATGAGCGGCGCTTCGCCCCTTGGACCTGCCCTCTCGCCCGCCTCCAGCCACCATTCGATGCACAGTCCGCTGATGTCCAATCatcaggcgcagcagcagccgcagatgGTGTCGCCTGCGGCAACACCCGGACCCACTGCTCCCAGCGAAATGGCTGGACAGCTCATGCCGCCAGCCAATCAACACGTACCTGCAGCTCCACCACCAGATTACAATCAGGCGGCAGTCAATTCTCGCTGGCCGCTGGCCGGGATCAATAAGCCGATGGACTCGGCCACCAAGAGCAGTTTTCAGGAATTCACGCGTTACCAGATGCAGTACAATcttcagcaacagcagcagcaagtcaGTCTGCCGGGacagccgcaacagcagcagcagcaggcacaacagcaacagctgccgccgcctgcGCTAccgacgcagcagcagcagcaacaacaaagtcaTGTTCAGCAGCCACAGGTTGCAGGTCAGACTCAAGGTCAGGTCGATTCTCTGATCTCGCTTTCCGTTCTGGATACCCTCACCACAAACGATTTGGACGCCCTGCTGCCCACACTAAACTGTGATCTGGACTCTACTCTTAGTTTGGAAGATAAGAACGAGCTCGAATCTCTGCTGCAAGATGCCAAGGATCTGGACTTGGATCTGATCGAGGACAATCTATCGGCGGTTGATATGAGGGATGCGCTCAACACGTTGGAAGAAGCGCCActggaacagcagcagcaacaagcacCAATGCAGCCTCAACAGCAGGCGCCGCAAATGATGCAAATGCCGtaccagcagcaaccacaacaacaacaacagatgcagcaacaattgatgatgcaacagcagcagagaCAGCAACAATTGCCGCAGATGCaacagcgccagcagcaacaggtgcaacgacaactgcaactgcagcaacagcagcaacaacaacagttgcATATGGtccagcgccagcagcagcaacagcagtcaCAACTGCAAGTccagcatccgcagcagccACAGAGACCTCCCCAGAAGCAATTTATCATTAATCCACATACCGGCGACATGGAACCAATGGCCAGCGACGATAGCGAAACTGAGGCTGAAGAGGAAACCGGCCAGCCACAATTCCGCAACAGCCATAGTGGATTAGgcagtttcaatttcaatccCGCCAACGATATGCTTCTGCCCAACAATCTGTTTTCCGAGGAGGACTCCAATTCCGCGCAGCAGCATCCCATGGGTATAAGTAGTGATCAGGAAAGATCACGTGACTCCCTGGCATCGAACAAATCAGCCTCCAGCAGGGCTAGGAAAACGCCGGTCTCGAAAGCGAACCATAGCAATTTCAGTCCGGGTGATAATTCGCCCCGTTCTAGCAATAGTTCGCCTTTAATTGGTTTGAACTCGCCCCAATCGGTGACAGCCAATGCAGGTGGAGCGCCCAGCAAGAAGGCCAAGCCAAATCTGCTGCGCGGCAAGCTGCAACAGGGAGTCAAGGAGCGCAAGGCCAAGGATCCCACGGCCGCGCCAAAACAGAAGCGAGAGCGGGCGAAGGGCAATGTCAAGACGAAGGCAGCCGAGGAGAAGATAAAGCTGCGACTGAAACTGGAGAAGGTGGAGACTACGCCTGCAGCGGGAGCCGGCTACGAGGGACAGATTATTAtcaaccagcagcaacagcagcagcagcagcagaccaTTGTTGTGAATAATCACATGCAACAGTTGCCTATGCAGACGCAACTATTGGCTCTGCCgacgcagcaacaacaacaacagcagcagcagcaacagatgcaGCAACCTCAAATGCAGATGACCCAACAGctacatcagcagcagcaacaaactTCTCAGCTTCAGCAACAACCTGctcagctccagcagcaacagccacaacaacagcagcagcagcagccgatccaacagcaacatcatccAGTCTATAGCAActttcaacaacaacaacagcagcagcaaagtgTCCCGGGTCCTAACGAACCACGTGTTCCTCCACTGCAGATCCGTTTGCGTGGAAAGAACCATGTGGTGGTCAAGAACACGCGAAAGGATCGAAAGAAGGGCCAGAACCAGGATGCCACCGTTGATGAACGGCAACTGAAGCGCAGCTACAGCGATCAGCCACCACAGCAACTGCTCATGGACCCAGCAGAAAGCAAACAAGCCAAGCTAACACCACCGCCACATGTCAACGGATTGCCCATACTGATCCAGAAGACGACGGCGGCAGTGGCGTCGCCACAATTGCCACAACAACTGCAAGCCGGCGTAGCCACAACCACGAAGACCACCACCATTGTGGCGGGCAAGAATGGTCTAACGATCAGTGCCATTGTGGAGGCGCACAAGGCGCAGGCTCAGGCGCAGGCCCAATCCCTCAGTGATCCTCAGCTGATTGTGGGTTCCACCAACACTGGAACAACGCCCACGTCCACCaccctgcagcagcagcagctgagcaAGATAGCCACCTCGTTGCCCAGCAGCATTACCCTAAGTgccatcaacagcaacaataacaacaataatgtgAACAGCGGGAATAACAACAATCGGCTGTTGACGATGAAGAATCCGATCAAGACTGCGGCCACCATAACACCTATCGTGGGTGGCAAGCCGATGACAAAAAACCATAAGCCGCCGCCATACATCACAGCCgtgcaacagctgcagctgcagaagcaacaacagcagcagcaacaacagcagcaacagcagcagcaacaacagcagcagcaacagcagcgacaacTGGCGGCGGCCGTAACCATGTTGCCAAGTGCGACGACCCTGAAGCGTGTGGAGATAACAAAGGTCACACCGCAGGTCACGGCAGAGCAGGCCCCTAGCATAAACCCATCCCCAGTAGccgtagcagcagcagccacagcaacacTAGCGACATCGTCGACGCCCACTACGCAAACAACTCAGCTGATCTGTGATAGAAAGTTGCCAGTGGCCATGCCGCCCATGACTACGGTCAATAATGTGGTGGTGGCCACAGTGAACTCCTCTTCCGCCGCCCTGTCGACCTTATCCTCCGTATCCACAGCCTCCTCCGCGTCCATAATCACCACCTCTACCTCAACCTCATCGCCAGCTGCGTTGCCCAGCACGCTGCGCAACTCGCCCGCCAGCAATGGAAGTGGCACACCCGGTCATGGAAACAATGGCGGCGGCGAGGACAGCGGCATTGAGTCCATGGATGCCCTCTCCGAGAAGAGTCCTCATCAGCTCTCGTCCAGCAGTCCAATCCAAGTGAGCAAGGCGGCGGTGACGatggtgcagcagcagcagcagcagacgagCGCAATCGCCACAATCACCACATCCGCGGTGATAGCACCAGTGATTGCACCCAGCTCAACGCAGGCAGGAACAACACCCACTGCAGCGCCATCACTAACCGTGTCCAGTTccctgcaacagcagcaaaaacagcaggCTGACGATGAGATAGAGAAGGCGCTGGCGAAGATGGAGGGGGATTTTCCCGATGATCTCGAGGATATTGTTTCCTCGATGATTAAGGAGACAAGCGAATGTGCCAGTGCGGCGGGTGGTGGCTTCCTGAATAGCCTGGAGAGCTCACTGCCAGCAGCGACAGTTGCAACAGTTGTGTCCACAGCATCCACGAACACAAGTAGCATAGGTAGCATCAAGTTGAATGGCGAACACCATATACTCGAACACGATGATCTCATCAAGAAACTCACAGAGAGCAAGCCACCGGCGATCAAGGTgaagctggaggagatgcCACCGCTGCTCACCATTAAGAAGGAGCCGGCGATTAAACCGATGGCCAGCGGCCTTAAAGTGGAAGCCAAAGTGGAGGTAAAGCTTGAGCCGAAAGTCGAGCCCAAGTCGGAGGAGAAGTTGCAGGAAAAGCCTCCGAGCGAGTCTTCATCAGCCTCCCTTCAGCCCATTTCGATTGAAATACCTGCTCAGGTGGACGGTGAGACGCCGAGAATAAGGACGCGGGCCAGCAGTCGTCTAGAGAGTCCGCTGGATGCGCCGAAAGCAAGTCCTGATCCCACAACAGTCACCGGAGTTTCAGCCACAGCGGCAACTGTAGCCAACACTTCTACCAACGTCAAAAGTCTATCCCGCGCCTCCTCCACAGCCAGTCCTCGAGTGGTCACACCGACTcccaaccacaacaacaataacaacaagcgAAGACGCCAGGAATCCGAGTGCGGGAGCAGTAATGATGGTGCCGACCTGGGCGAGAATAGCATAAAGCGGCCGAGGATAAGCAGTGGGACCACCTCCAATAACAACGCAGCAGAAACAGCTGCTGATCACAATGCCGGCGCGGGATTGCCAAAAAAGGTGGAAATCGAGTCCTCCGATTCGGATGAGCCGCTGATCGAGGTGGCCGGCAAGGTGCGCAACTCCAAGCAGGCCCAGGTAGAAGCTGCCGATGCCGCGGCAGCTGGAGTGGAGAAGCACGTGACGCGACGAAATGCACAGCAGCTACAACCACCGCAGAACA AAACGGCCGGCAACCATGCTCCCTCCTCCACACCTGCTCTTGGAACACCGCGATCGGGAAAAGCTCAGGCGCCAGTTGGTGCTACCTCTGCTGCGAACAACAATCACAACAGCAGCACGCCAAACAATCCCAGTGTTGTGCCCTCCTCAGTGACGACGACAACAATGCCAGGCGGAGCTGTGGTGACCACCAGCCAAGCTAACAGCGGCACAAGCGTGGTTCATGCAACACGTGGAGCCACCGCAGCGGCTGCCAGCACCACCAATAACAACTCGGGCAGCTCGCCCACAGACGAGAAGATCGGCACCCGGAGGAGCGTGCGAGCCAGTGCGGCGGCCAACAAGATCATCTATAGTCGCAGCAATgcagccgcagctgctgctgcagcagccgccgcgGCAGAGCCGAAAGGAACAACTGGCAAGGCGGGAGCAGCGGTGGGTGCCAACAGCGCCGGCAGTGTGGAGAGCGTCGCGGAAGCCAGACGAAAGACGCGCAGTGCAG TCATTGGCGAGTCCATGTTGACCGAGGGACGCCGGAGAAGAACGTCGCGTGATTACAAGTGA